A window of Loxodonta africana isolate mLoxAfr1 chromosome 3, mLoxAfr1.hap2, whole genome shotgun sequence genomic DNA:
TTCGTGGTGGTGATAATAGCAGTGTATAACAATTACTACATTTACTGTGGTGATAATATTACAATTAATTCTGAAAAGGACAATGTGAAATAATGAGATATTGAAATAGAAATGGGAAGTGAAAAGGGCAGATTTTGAGGACTCACTGACAATTAAGATGCTAAGTGGAGTCACGGACTTGAACGCTCAGACAGCCCACTGTACAGTGCACTAATGAGCTGGACCTTCATTTTCCTCATTAATCATTCCAGGTCTGCTCCAATCACAAATGAGTTGGTTGTCCATGCTCTAGAACAGTGTTGTTTAAAGTATGGACTCCAGACCATCAGTAGAACATATGTGAATTTGTTAGAAAGGCAAACCCTTGACCCCATACCCAACCTTCTGAATCCAGTACTCTGAGGATGGGGCCAAACATCTGGTTTTAACAagggttttaacaagccctccagctgATTGTGATGCAATACCAACTTTTAAAACCACTGCTCTAACATTTAACTGatgtaacattttaaaatttttattttatttttgctgatagTTTGAAGGAGGGTAAAAAATTCTCAGGGAGAAATTATATATCATTCCCTACTTTATTTCTGTTAGTTGGCAAATGTGGAAATGTGTAGACACTTGAATAAAATGTGGTAGATGGGCagtgaaaaaagaaatgagaagagggaaaaagaagagcaaCCGAGAGAGGTAGAGAGGAACAGGGAGAGACAGATATTTCTAATATTCACTTTGTTTCACAATATAGATCCTACAGTTTCTCTAAAAGAAGGGATCTGTTATCTGTCTCAtttcctctactttttttttcagacttaacaacaacatgaaattagaaaacaaaacagatataGCAGAATTCCTCCTCCTGGGCCTCTCAGAGAATCCAGAACTGCAGCCCCTCCTCTTTGGGCTGTTCCTGACCGTATACCTGGCCACTGTGCTTGGAAATCTGTTCATCATCCTGGCCATCAGCTCAgactcccacctccacacccccatgtacttcttcctctccaacctGCCCTTCAATGACATCTGTTTCAGCACCGCCACGGTCCCCAAGATGCTGGTGAACATTCAGACACAGAGCAAATCCAGCAGTTACACAGGCTGCCTCACCCAGAtctgctttggtttggtttttgctggtTTGGAAAATGGTCTCCTTGCAGCAATgacctatgaccgctatgtggccatatgtcagcCACTGAGGTACACAGTCATCATGAATCCCTGCTTCCGTGGCCTGCTAATTCTACCGTCCTTGTTCATTAGCATCATGAA
This region includes:
- the LOC135230481 gene encoding olfactory receptor 7G2-like; its protein translation is MKLENKTDIAEFLLLGLSENPELQPLLFGLFLTVYLATVLGNLFIILAISSDSHLHTPMYFFLSNLPFNDICFSTATVPKMLVNIQTQSKSSSYTGCLTQICFGLVFAGLENGLLAAMTYDRYVAICQPLRYTVIMNPCFRGLLILPSLFISIMNALLHSLMVLYLSFCIDLEIPHFFCEPGQVLKLACSDTLINNILEFFVTSVWGGVTLLGIIFLHSNFLLHFENRISWRKV